A stretch of the Pristis pectinata isolate sPriPec2 chromosome 7, sPriPec2.1.pri, whole genome shotgun sequence genome encodes the following:
- the c7h4orf47 gene encoding UPF0602 protein C4orf47 homolog: MPGDSGKTDMERIGLFQEMPYITVQDPYIDGVPKPFNESAYKGKQMLLDGTKSRCATQAGYFNPEFVRIFENESYSDMIKLRRQARLKAATKNLGGVFFPSQGAKKPNGLGTYYGTIGGSFEAFSGLARPKPPFVPENKNFYTNPGKRGTGYGYAHLTIGESCGHSPDPYTIKSTKKDTFLGGPFRLNLYPKDYFDSNPYSTDKILPPVKPPALAKKTETPFKPTSPGKLPGGMKAGTFDEYPSHFSPLAKPPKVDPKSRERLIFRPNPGLKSRPSKSVVLANVNRVVNNMNYKSIDRIMSY; this comes from the exons ATGCCTGGAGACTCGGGAAAAACTGATATGGAGCGGATCGGCCTCTTCCAGGAGATGCCCTATATCACCGTTCAAGATCCCTACATAGATGGAGTGCCAA AACCCTTCAATGAGTCCGCTTATAAAGGCAAGCAAATGTTGTTGGATGGCACTAAATCAAGATGTGCCACACAGGCAGGATACTTTAATCCTGAATTTGTGAGGATCTTCGAAAATGAAAGCTATTCTGATATGATTAAATTGAGAAGACAAGCAAGGTTGAAAGCAGCTACAAAGAACCTAGGTGGAGTTTTCTTTCCTAGTCAAGGTGCCAAGAAGCC TAATGGATTGGGCACGTACTATGGAACAATTGGTGGTTCGTTTGAAGCATTCAGTGGGTTGGCACGGCCAAAGCCACCATTTGTCCCCGAAAATAAAaacttttacaccaatcctggaAAACGTGGAACTGGATATGG GTATGCCCACCTTACCATAGGAGAATCATGTGGCCACTCTCCAGATCCCTATACAATAAAAAGTACAAAG AAAGATACTTTCCTTGGAGGACCGTTTCGACTGAATCTTTACCCAAAGGATTACTTTGACAGTAATCCTTACAGCACTGATAAGATTTTGCCTCCAGTAAAACCTCCTGCACTGGCAAAGAAAACAGAAACTCCATTTAAACCTACCTCTCCAGGAAAATTG cctggtggtatgaagGCTGGCACATTTGATGAATATCCATCGCATTTCAGTCCTTTAGCCAAGCCTCCAAAGGTGGATCCAAAATCTCGTGAACGTTTAATTTTCCGCCCCAACCCTGGACTTAAGAGCAGACCGAGTAAAAGCGTCGTTTTGGCAAATGTAAACAG GGTAGTGAACAACATGAACTACAAGAGTATTGATCGTATAATGTCTTACTAA